In a genomic window of Shouchella clausii:
- a CDS encoding ClbS/DfsB family four-helix bundle protein, which translates to MSNYANKQALIDEIMKRATLFMNEFDAIDDLDKDVFVKEVDRTPAQMIAYQLGWINLILSWEQDNQDGKFVMTPTEDYKWNNLGGLYQRFYDKYAACSLETLIDLFQQDVYKIIQLVESYSDQELFEPGGRQWATSTPANWPIWKWIHINTVAPFKSFRTKIRKWKKMKGLGTK; encoded by the coding sequence CTGAGCAACTACGCGAATAAACAAGCTTTGATTGATGAAATAATGAAAAGAGCAACGTTATTCATGAATGAATTTGATGCTATTGATGATCTTGATAAAGATGTGTTCGTAAAAGAAGTTGACCGAACGCCAGCCCAGATGATTGCCTACCAATTAGGCTGGATCAATTTAATTCTCTCATGGGAACAAGATAATCAGGATGGAAAGTTTGTCATGACGCCAACAGAAGATTATAAATGGAATAATCTTGGTGGCCTTTATCAACGTTTTTACGACAAATACGCAGCGTGTTCCCTTGAAACATTGATTGACCTGTTTCAACAAGATGTTTATAAAATCATTCAATTAGTTGAGAGCTATAGCGACCAAGAATTATTTGAACCAGGTGGTAGACAATGGGCGACTTCTACGCCAGCCAATTGGCCCATTTGGAAATGGATTCATATCAATACAGTGGCTCCATTTAAAAGCTTTCGAACGAAAATTAGAAAGTGGAAAAAGATGAAAGGGCTAGGAACAAAGTAA
- a CDS encoding MarR family transcriptional regulator yields MNKKEQALEALEQVIKEREAADRRRKAMKGSQEEAIVSDWTLTQLHIVAIVKEQERANNTMLAEHLNVSKPAITKAVKKLLDQQILEKTQLADNKKEVYYRLTKSGEMLAFIHSQLHEQARNRYMRIFAEFNSTELETLIRFLHALAENIKSH; encoded by the coding sequence ATGAATAAAAAAGAACAAGCACTCGAAGCACTGGAACAAGTCATTAAAGAAAGAGAAGCCGCTGACAGAAGAAGGAAGGCAATGAAAGGCAGCCAGGAGGAAGCGATTGTTTCTGATTGGACACTGACTCAATTACACATTGTGGCGATTGTAAAAGAACAAGAACGAGCGAATAATACCATGCTCGCAGAACATTTAAACGTATCGAAACCAGCTATTACAAAAGCAGTAAAGAAATTATTGGATCAGCAAATCCTGGAGAAGACACAACTAGCAGATAACAAAAAAGAAGTTTATTACCGTCTAACGAAATCAGGAGAGATGCTCGCCTTTATCCATAGTCAATTGCATGAACAGGCAAGGAATCGCTATATGCGCATCTTTGCTGAATTTAATTCAACAGAATTAGAGACACTTATTCGTTTTTTACATGCTCTTGCAGAAAATATCAAGTCACATTAA
- a CDS encoding MFS transporter, with protein MGISTTICAFTDDFMLFTICRLIQAVGAGIIPLVTITMISHVFEGEERGNAMGTYQIVLTLAPALSPVLGGLVGEYFGYEGIFLFLSVICVILLLSMMYGLPDSGYKIEYSQKQDRFLQTYRSVFSNRVVFMMMLISFFVFFIYFAILVFLPLLLRDHYHVDLQYIGLLYLPLTVSMILGSVLFKKLQRKIALGKLYRATLFVMPALIILFGILHTKTIIGLSTLLFLYGVTIGFAPPLFSTMISNKISEYRGAALGLFNFIRYSGMAIGGMYTGLSQVLPSTFIFISLGILLLIVSFCQYPLFMRKGL; from the coding sequence ATGGGGATCTCGACGACCATTTGTGCGTTTACAGATGATTTTATGCTCTTTACAATTTGTAGGCTCATTCAAGCGGTTGGTGCTGGAATTATTCCACTGGTAACAATCACTATGATTTCACACGTATTTGAAGGGGAAGAAAGAGGAAACGCAATGGGTACTTATCAAATCGTACTGACTCTTGCCCCAGCGCTTTCTCCAGTACTCGGCGGATTAGTAGGAGAGTACTTTGGTTACGAAGGAATCTTTCTATTTCTTTCGGTTATTTGTGTTATATTGCTTTTGTCTATGATGTACGGACTTCCTGACAGCGGTTATAAAATAGAGTATTCACAAAAGCAAGACCGTTTTTTACAGACGTACCGTTCCGTTTTTTCTAATCGTGTTGTTTTTATGATGATGTTGATAAGCTTCTTTGTATTTTTTATATACTTTGCCATTCTCGTGTTTTTACCGCTATTACTTCGGGATCATTATCACGTTGATTTACAATATATCGGATTATTGTATTTACCTCTAACTGTAAGCATGATTTTAGGCAGTGTGCTCTTTAAAAAGTTACAAAGAAAAATAGCACTAGGTAAGCTGTATAGAGCCACTCTGTTTGTCATGCCAGCGTTGATTATCCTTTTTGGCATACTCCATACGAAAACGATTATCGGTTTAAGCACGTTGTTGTTTTTATATGGCGTCACTATCGGTTTTGCGCCCCCATTGTTTTCGACAATGATCAGTAATAAAATTTCAGAATATAGAGGTGCTGCCTTAGGCTTGTTTAATTTTATCCGTTATTCTGGCATGGCCATCGGTGGTATGTATACAGGATTAAGCCAAGTTCTACCGAGTACATTTATCTTTATTTCTTTAGGCATTTTGCTATTGATTGTTTCTTTTTGCCAGTACCCTCTTTTCATGAGAAAAGGTTTGTGA